From the genome of Nicotiana sylvestris chromosome 2, ASM39365v2, whole genome shotgun sequence, one region includes:
- the LOC138886358 gene encoding uncharacterized protein gives MRGEIGLGWDAMKNTIMADDDWWERKFKENAKYKKFRNKDFSLIWFCYDARFADVVAIGERARAANQEQSSGIGLNLDEEGINVIDDCDKEHFIHLNDEMSDESDDLQNINSVMFPEPSLKR, from the exons ATGAGAGGGGAGATAGGTTTAGGATGGGATGCCATGAAAAATACGATTATGGCAGATGATGATTGGTGGGAAAGAAAATTTAAG gagaatgcaaaatataaaaaatttagGAACAAAGATTTTTCGCTAATATGGTTTTGCTATGATGCACGTTTTGCTGATGTTGTTGCCATAGGAGAAAGAGCACGTGCAGCAAATCAAGAACAATCATCCGGCATTGGACTTAATCTTGATGAAGAAGGAATAAATGTTATTGATGATTGTGACAAAGAACACTTTATTCATCTTAATGATGAAATGAGCGATGAAAGTGATGATCTACAAAATATAAATTCTGTTATGTTTCCAGAGCCATCactaaaaagataa
- the LOC104224661 gene encoding uncharacterized protein isoform X2 produces the protein MGLTARASRFHSSIFRPKSLLPRHLHTMRTRTIFGISLSLIIINMAAIMERADENLLPAVYKEVSEAFTAGPSDLGYLTFIRNFVQGIASPVAVGASKYFLQVAFWRAVNGFGLAIVIPALQSFIADSYTDEVRGTGFGFLNLIGTVGGIGGGAIATIMAGHEFWGIPGWRFAFVVMATLSTLIGVLVFSFVVDPRKKGSVHRDISKHSDREELIEKGRSNINSVSIWMESWTAMRSVIKVQTFQFIVLQGLVGSLPWTAFVFFTLWFELIGFDHNSAAALVGLFAAGCALGSFFGGVVADRMSRIYPHSGRVMCAQFSSFTGIPFSWFILRVIPQSVSSYSTFAVTLFIMGLTISWCATATNGPMFAEVVPSKHRTMIYAFDRAFEGSFSSFAAPIVGILAEKMYGYDAKSVDPLLGSTREALALSKGLFSMMVVPFGLCCLFYTPLYWTFKQDRENARLAAAKETEMI, from the exons ATGGGCTTAACCGCTAGAGCTTCCAGATTTCATTCTTCTATTTTTCGACCCAAATCTTTGCTACCCAGGCACCTTCACACCATGAG AACAAGGACAATTTTTGGGATTTCCCTTTCCCTAATCATCATCAACATGGCCGCTATAATGGAGCGCGCTGATGAGAATCTCCTTCCAGCTGTTTACAAAGAAGTCAGTGAAGCTTTTACAGCAGGACCATCTGATCTTGGGTATCTCACATTCATAAGGAACTTTGTGCAGGGAATTGCATCACCAGTGGCAG TGGGTGCGAGTAAGTATTTTCTGCAGGTTGCTTTCTGGAGAGCAGTAAATGGTTTCGGTCTGGCAATTGTGATACCTGCACTGCAGTCCTTTATAGCTGATAGCTATACGGATGAAGTCAGAGGAACGGGATTCGGATTTCTTAATCTAATTGGTACTGTGGGTGGGATAGGAGGCGGAGCTATAGCTACAATTATGGCTGGTCATGAATTCTGGGGCATACCAGGATGGCGCTTTGCCTTTGTCGTGATGGCAACTTTGAGTACTTTGATAGGAGTTCTtgttttctcttttgttgttgacCCAAGGAAAAAAGGCAGCGTCCATCGTGATATTTCAAAGCATTCTGATAG GGAAGAATTGATAGAGAAGGGACGTTCAAATATCAATTCAGTGTCAATTTGGATGGAGTCCTGGACAGCCATGAGAAGTGTCATCAAAGTCCAAACATTTCAGTTCATTGTTTTGCAGGGTCTAGTTGGATCCCTACCTTGGACAGCCTTTGTTTTTTTTACATTGTGGTTTGAATTAATTG GTTTTGATCATAATAGTGCAGCAGCACTTGTCGGTCTATTTGCTGCTGGATGCGCATTAGGATCCTTTTTCGGTGGAGTAGTTGCAGACAGAATGTCTCGAATATACCCTCATTCAGGGCGTGTCATGTGTGCTCAATTTAGTTCTTTCACGGGCATCCCATTCTCATGGTTCATTCTCCGAGTTATCCCCCAGTCTGTAAGCAGCTACTCCACATTTGCTGTGACTTTATTCATAATGGGCCTCACAATCAGCTGGTGTGCTACGGCTACAAATGGTCCAATGTTTGCAGAAGTGGTGCCTTCAAAACACCGCACCATGATATATGCTTTTGATCGTGCCTTTGAGGGTTCATTTTCTTCATTTGCTGCTCCAATTGTAGGAATTCTTGCCGAGAAAATGTATGGTTATGATGCCAAGTCAGTTGATCCCTTATTAGGATCTACAAGAGAGGCTTTAGCATTGTCGAAAGGCCTATTTTCAATGATGGTTGTGCCTTTTGGTTTATGTTGCTTGTTTTACACCCCTTTGTATTGGACATTCAAGCAGGACCGTGAAAATGCAAGACTTGCTGCTGCAAAAGAAACAGAGATGATATGA
- the LOC104224661 gene encoding uncharacterized protein isoform X1: MGLTARASRFHSSIFRPKSLLPRHLHTMRTRTIFGISLSLIIINMAAIMERADENLLPAVYKEVSEAFTAGPSDLGYLTFIRNFVQGIASPVAGILVLNYDRPTVLAIGILFWALSTGAVGASKYFLQVAFWRAVNGFGLAIVIPALQSFIADSYTDEVRGTGFGFLNLIGTVGGIGGGAIATIMAGHEFWGIPGWRFAFVVMATLSTLIGVLVFSFVVDPRKKGSVHRDISKHSDREELIEKGRSNINSVSIWMESWTAMRSVIKVQTFQFIVLQGLVGSLPWTAFVFFTLWFELIGFDHNSAAALVGLFAAGCALGSFFGGVVADRMSRIYPHSGRVMCAQFSSFTGIPFSWFILRVIPQSVSSYSTFAVTLFIMGLTISWCATATNGPMFAEVVPSKHRTMIYAFDRAFEGSFSSFAAPIVGILAEKMYGYDAKSVDPLLGSTREALALSKGLFSMMVVPFGLCCLFYTPLYWTFKQDRENARLAAAKETEMI, from the exons ATGGGCTTAACCGCTAGAGCTTCCAGATTTCATTCTTCTATTTTTCGACCCAAATCTTTGCTACCCAGGCACCTTCACACCATGAG AACAAGGACAATTTTTGGGATTTCCCTTTCCCTAATCATCATCAACATGGCCGCTATAATGGAGCGCGCTGATGAGAATCTCCTTCCAGCTGTTTACAAAGAAGTCAGTGAAGCTTTTACAGCAGGACCATCTGATCTTGGGTATCTCACATTCATAAGGAACTTTGTGCAGGGAATTGCATCACCAGTGGCAGgtattttagttttaaattatgACCGTCCCACGGTTCTTGCAATTGGTATCCTCTTCTGGGCCTTATCAACCGGTGCAGTGGGTGCGAGTAAGTATTTTCTGCAGGTTGCTTTCTGGAGAGCAGTAAATGGTTTCGGTCTGGCAATTGTGATACCTGCACTGCAGTCCTTTATAGCTGATAGCTATACGGATGAAGTCAGAGGAACGGGATTCGGATTTCTTAATCTAATTGGTACTGTGGGTGGGATAGGAGGCGGAGCTATAGCTACAATTATGGCTGGTCATGAATTCTGGGGCATACCAGGATGGCGCTTTGCCTTTGTCGTGATGGCAACTTTGAGTACTTTGATAGGAGTTCTtgttttctcttttgttgttgacCCAAGGAAAAAAGGCAGCGTCCATCGTGATATTTCAAAGCATTCTGATAG GGAAGAATTGATAGAGAAGGGACGTTCAAATATCAATTCAGTGTCAATTTGGATGGAGTCCTGGACAGCCATGAGAAGTGTCATCAAAGTCCAAACATTTCAGTTCATTGTTTTGCAGGGTCTAGTTGGATCCCTACCTTGGACAGCCTTTGTTTTTTTTACATTGTGGTTTGAATTAATTG GTTTTGATCATAATAGTGCAGCAGCACTTGTCGGTCTATTTGCTGCTGGATGCGCATTAGGATCCTTTTTCGGTGGAGTAGTTGCAGACAGAATGTCTCGAATATACCCTCATTCAGGGCGTGTCATGTGTGCTCAATTTAGTTCTTTCACGGGCATCCCATTCTCATGGTTCATTCTCCGAGTTATCCCCCAGTCTGTAAGCAGCTACTCCACATTTGCTGTGACTTTATTCATAATGGGCCTCACAATCAGCTGGTGTGCTACGGCTACAAATGGTCCAATGTTTGCAGAAGTGGTGCCTTCAAAACACCGCACCATGATATATGCTTTTGATCGTGCCTTTGAGGGTTCATTTTCTTCATTTGCTGCTCCAATTGTAGGAATTCTTGCCGAGAAAATGTATGGTTATGATGCCAAGTCAGTTGATCCCTTATTAGGATCTACAAGAGAGGCTTTAGCATTGTCGAAAGGCCTATTTTCAATGATGGTTGTGCCTTTTGGTTTATGTTGCTTGTTTTACACCCCTTTGTATTGGACATTCAAGCAGGACCGTGAAAATGCAAGACTTGCTGCTGCAAAAGAAACAGAGATGATATGA